Proteins encoded by one window of Rutidosis leptorrhynchoides isolate AG116_Rl617_1_P2 chromosome 7, CSIRO_AGI_Rlap_v1, whole genome shotgun sequence:
- the LOC139857994 gene encoding uncharacterized protein, protein MARVRNWYNQSKFAALIWFVSLIIFYTIFHTVSKLSPPSKGIPISNIERLKMYDKMSKDLDEHGALFLKQGETSQSLLLSDLFDVKNGSVTPTYKAANPPVRANVLHMSTEYSLPISKAVEEIFSPTLSEVTWFQNSELYHFSMFHASHHIVAVPASKDEIEAEANAVKLVTDTLCPMKIVLDRAVLTSTGVLLGCWQVISGTDPVIIRSKLRNALPRAPKKQLYAPAILHTSFARILGHPKNSSKISDSASELKHFHELVAHLNSRIRGIKATISELLYVEEYDVLALALDGKMKIRRFKFGCSEA, encoded by the exons ATGGCTAGGGTTAGGAATTGGTATAATCAGTCAAAATTTGCTGCTTTGATTTGGTTCGTGTCATTAATCATCTTCTACACTATCTTCCACACCGTTTCTAAACTATCACCTCCTTCAAAAG GTATTCCAATTTCGAATATAGAGAGGTTGAAAATGTATGACAAAATGAGTAAGGATTTAGATGAGCATGGTGCATTATTTCTTAAACAAGGAGAGACATCGCAGTCGTTGTTGCTTTCGGATTTGTTCGATGTTAAAAATGGATCTGTGACTCCCACTTATAAG GCGGCTAATCCTCCTGTTCGAGCTAATGTATTGCATATGAGTACTGAGTACTCACTTCCTATATC GAAAGCAGTAGAGGAAATATTCTCTCCAACCCTCAGTGAAG TAACTTGGTTTCAGAATTCTGAGCTCTACCATTTTAGTATGTTTCATGCTTCACACCACATTGTAGCTGTTCCTGCCTCAAAAGATGAA ATCGAAGCTGAAGCAAATGCGGTAAAATTAGTTACAGACACACTCTGCCCAATGAAAATCGTATTGGATAGAGCCGTTTTGACTTCAACCGGCGTACTTCTGGGTTGCTGGCAG GTGATCTCGGGAACTGATCCTGTTattatccgttctaaattaagaaatgCTCTTCCGCGTGCACCAAAAAAGCAACTT TATGCTCCTGCCATACTTCATACATCATTTGCAAGGATTCTTGGTCATCCAAAAAATTCGTCTAAG ATATCAGACAGTGCTTCAGAACTGAAACATTTTCATGAACTAGTCGCTCATCTGAACAGTCGCATCCGTGGAATTAAG GCTACAATTTCTGAACTGTTGTACGTGGAAGAGTATGATGTCTTGGCTTTGGCACTAGATGGAAAAATGAAAATACGGCGTTTCAAATTTGGATGTTCGGAAGCCTGA